In Acidobacteriota bacterium, the following proteins share a genomic window:
- a CDS encoding TonB family protein, which produces MIAAICFSLLLAFAPATNSFAVQDKDYGDAREAYSKGDYQKAIELYTRLAEKHPKDFSPRFRLGLSYRKAKQYENAIAAFEQASQVQADPPFAQYEIGKTYLEMKNLEAVVRQYHLLEGKNRELALYLLDLFPQEAIEKYQLPAGERLPIEVKEAKPSKPLRVAANLRPTISYRERAKYTEIGRLNQTQGTVVLSVVFTSEGEITDITVVRSLPDGLTRSAIEAVKKIRFQPALKDGEPASVRGNIEFNFTLY; this is translated from the coding sequence ATGATCGCAGCAATTTGTTTTTCGTTGTTGCTCGCGTTTGCGCCAGCGACAAATTCCTTCGCTGTTCAAGACAAGGATTACGGCGACGCCCGTGAAGCCTATTCAAAGGGCGATTACCAGAAAGCCATTGAACTGTACACACGACTGGCGGAAAAACATCCCAAAGACTTCAGCCCTCGTTTCCGGCTTGGCCTCAGTTACCGCAAAGCGAAACAGTATGAAAACGCCATCGCGGCTTTCGAGCAGGCTTCCCAGGTTCAGGCTGATCCGCCTTTCGCACAGTATGAAATCGGAAAAACCTATCTGGAGATGAAAAACCTGGAAGCAGTAGTAAGGCAGTACCACTTGCTGGAAGGAAAAAATCGGGAATTGGCGCTTTACCTGCTCGATTTGTTTCCGCAGGAAGCCATAGAAAAATACCAGCTTCCCGCCGGGGAACGATTACCGATTGAAGTAAAGGAAGCGAAACCGTCAAAGCCATTACGCGTCGCAGCCAATTTGCGCCCGACGATCAGTTATCGCGAACGAGCAAAGTACACTGAAATTGGCCGCTTGAATCAGACTCAGGGAACTGTTGTGCTCAGCGTCGTTTTCACCAGCGAAGGCGAAATCACGGATATTACCGTCGTTCGCAGTCTCCCGGATGGATTGACTCGTAGTGCGATTGAAGCCGTGAAGAAAATTCGCTTCCAACCCGCACTTAAAGACGGCGAACCGGCCAGCGTCCGGGGCAACATCGAATTCAACTTCACATTGTATTGA
- a CDS encoding cytochrome c: protein MKHKLVFSLIVSAALAVSLLMLPSISANEPETKSVPKEVTFNKDIAPIFFKSCAECHRQGEIAPFSVMSYKEVRPWAKAIKEQVVSKVMPPWHADPHFGEWINDRRLSQTDIDKIVAWVDGGSKEGEAKDLPPAPKFEVGWNIGKPDEMFSIPEQKIPADGVVPYLYVKVPTNFTEDHWVTAAELRSTGRDAMHHVIVFVQDPKSPTRTDGNLLVGFAPGEQPARFPEGYAKKVPAGATLYFQLHYTPTGKATTDITTIGLKYAKETPKHQVLTRPVLNTGFVIPAGANNHEVKSFYTFSEDTHITSFMPHMHLRGKDFEVKAHFPDGTSKILLSVPKYDFNWQTYYVPKEPVAIPKGTKIECTAHYDNSTTNKYNPDPTKDVRWGDQTWEEMMIGWLSYYNDSSSPAKPAEKPAASISSREN from the coding sequence GTGAAGCACAAACTTGTTTTCTCCTTGATTGTCTCGGCGGCGCTCGCCGTCAGTTTGCTGATGCTCCCATCCATCAGCGCCAACGAACCCGAAACCAAATCAGTCCCCAAAGAAGTCACTTTCAACAAAGACATCGCGCCGATCTTTTTCAAAAGCTGCGCCGAATGTCATCGTCAGGGCGAAATCGCTCCCTTTTCGGTAATGAGCTACAAGGAAGTTCGTCCGTGGGCGAAGGCGATCAAGGAACAGGTTGTCAGCAAAGTGATGCCGCCTTGGCATGCCGATCCGCATTTTGGCGAATGGATCAACGACCGCCGCTTGTCGCAAACCGACATTGACAAGATCGTGGCCTGGGTTGACGGTGGATCAAAAGAAGGCGAGGCCAAAGATTTGCCGCCCGCGCCGAAATTTGAAGTCGGTTGGAACATTGGCAAACCCGATGAAATGTTTTCCATCCCAGAACAGAAAATCCCCGCGGACGGCGTCGTGCCGTATCTGTACGTCAAAGTGCCGACCAACTTCACCGAAGATCATTGGGTGACGGCGGCGGAGCTTCGCTCGACCGGACGCGATGCCATGCATCACGTGATCGTGTTTGTTCAAGACCCGAAGAGTCCGACACGTACGGATGGAAATCTGTTGGTAGGGTTTGCTCCTGGGGAACAACCTGCGCGCTTTCCCGAAGGATACGCCAAAAAAGTGCCTGCCGGCGCAACGCTCTATTTTCAATTGCATTACACGCCGACCGGAAAAGCCACAACCGACATCACCACAATCGGTTTGAAGTACGCCAAAGAAACGCCGAAGCATCAGGTGTTGACGCGTCCGGTGCTCAATACAGGCTTTGTCATTCCAGCGGGCGCCAACAATCACGAAGTGAAATCGTTTTACACCTTTTCCGAGGACACGCACATCACCAGCTTTATGCCCCATATGCATTTGCGCGGCAAAGATTTTGAAGTCAAAGCGCACTTCCCCGACGGAACTTCCAAAATCCTGTTGAGCGTGCCGAAGTACGATTTCAACTGGCAGACGTATTATGTTCCGAAAGAACCTGTCGCCATTCCGAAAGGAACCAAGATCGAATGCACAGCGCATTACGACAATTCGACGACGAACAAATACAACCCCGATCCGACCAAGGACGTGCGCTGGGGCGATCAAACGTGGGAAGAAATGATGATCGGATGGCTGAGCTATTACAACGACAGTTCCAGCCCGGCCAAACCGGCGGAAAAACCTGCCGCTTCGATCAGCAGCCGGGAAAACTAA
- a CDS encoding Gfo/Idh/MocA family oxidoreductase codes for MEKLRWGLIGCGDISRKRVAPALVSLETCELVAVNRARTGLAESFAREFGASRWYADWRELIADEELNAIYIATPVSLHVEQTIAAAEAGKHVLCEKPMAMNVVECDRMIAACRANGVKLGIAYYRHFYPVLQRAKALIASGEIGKPVVAQINAFERFNPQPGEDRHWLLERAKAGGGPMMDFGCHRIEVLMNLFGDIRRTKGLTGRALFDREVEDTSIASFEFASGLQAALTVTHASFESQDTLDIFGSEGSLHVPALNRGELRVKTSAGERTEQHPPHTNIHLPLIEDFALAVMENREPKVGGAIGREVARIEDVIYAN; via the coding sequence ATGGAAAAACTTCGATGGGGATTGATCGGTTGTGGAGACATTTCGCGCAAGCGGGTCGCTCCGGCGCTGGTCTCACTGGAAACCTGTGAACTGGTTGCCGTCAATCGAGCGCGAACCGGTTTGGCCGAAAGCTTTGCGCGCGAATTCGGCGCTTCACGTTGGTACGCCGATTGGCGGGAACTGATTGCGGATGAAGAGCTTAACGCAATCTATATCGCCACGCCGGTTTCTCTGCATGTGGAGCAAACCATTGCCGCCGCCGAAGCCGGGAAGCACGTGCTTTGCGAAAAGCCGATGGCGATGAATGTTGTCGAATGCGACCGGATGATTGCCGCTTGCCGGGCGAACGGCGTCAAACTCGGCATTGCCTATTACCGACACTTTTATCCGGTCCTGCAGCGGGCAAAGGCGCTCATCGCATCGGGCGAAATCGGCAAACCCGTGGTTGCGCAAATCAACGCCTTTGAGCGATTCAATCCACAACCCGGCGAAGACCGGCACTGGTTGTTGGAGCGCGCCAAAGCCGGCGGCGGCCCGATGATGGATTTTGGTTGTCATCGCATCGAAGTGCTGATGAATCTGTTTGGCGATATTCGCCGGACGAAAGGCCTGACCGGGCGCGCACTGTTTGACCGCGAAGTCGAAGACACCAGCATCGCCAGTTTTGAATTCGCTTCGGGCTTGCAGGCTGCGCTGACCGTGACGCACGCTTCGTTTGAATCCCAGGACACGCTGGACATTTTCGGCAGCGAAGGTTCATTGCACGTTCCAGCGCTTAACCGTGGAGAGCTTCGGGTCAAAACTTCGGCAGGAGAACGAACGGAGCAGCATCCGCCGCACACGAACATTCATTTGCCGCTGATTGAAGATTTTGCGCTGGCAGTGATGGAAAACCGCGAGCCGAAAGTTGGCGGGGCAATAGGCCGCGAAGTCGCACGCATCGAGGATGTGATTTATGCGAATTGA
- a CDS encoding RICIN domain-containing protein has translation MKKQNLIALFLMLAGLAGGALAQQPQYQQARQEDRNLIQRELRTRISADERRDYDVQIDRAETWYISRNESGIRGRARINSNRSNDWRTITFEGVIDMRRNIVNNLRWQYDNQYDRRDDRYGQQPQYGQQPQYGQQQTGVVRTGRYEIELVATRRMLSVSTDGRTVVQASGNGRLSQWDIEDAGNGYYYITSVSSGEAMTASGRGENGDTVVLARLRRGDQNQMWQIRQGPDNGYYFTTQRGKALDSPSSARSEGGRMQIYNSNSEANQRFVLRSVDNYGGRDQNYNRDRDYRGRDRDQSFGGYGQQVGSLVWRGRVDDVTVLEIRDRTVRARVVSGQPAQQISSNFSSALPRNEVNVTVDKRRGRGEVRVVQQPSRSNGYTAMIEIRDSSGGSSDYEIEVRWN, from the coding sequence ATGAAAAAACAAAATTTGATAGCTCTGTTTTTGATGCTTGCGGGATTGGCTGGCGGCGCGTTGGCGCAGCAGCCGCAATATCAACAAGCCCGACAGGAAGATCGCAATTTGATCCAGCGCGAATTGCGCACGCGGATTTCCGCGGACGAACGTCGGGATTACGACGTGCAAATTGACCGTGCGGAAACCTGGTACATCAGCCGCAATGAAAGCGGCATTCGCGGACGCGCGCGGATCAATTCCAATCGTTCCAACGATTGGCGGACAATTACCTTTGAGGGCGTGATTGATATGCGCCGCAATATTGTCAACAACCTGCGATGGCAATATGACAATCAGTATGACCGGCGCGATGATCGCTATGGCCAGCAACCACAATATGGTCAACAACCGCAGTATGGCCAGCAACAAACCGGTGTTGTGCGCACCGGACGATACGAAATTGAGTTGGTTGCCACCCGGCGGATGCTTTCGGTCAGCACCGATGGACGGACTGTCGTGCAGGCTTCGGGCAACGGGCGGCTTTCGCAATGGGACATCGAAGACGCTGGCAACGGTTATTACTACATTACGTCAGTCAGCAGCGGAGAAGCGATGACTGCTTCCGGTCGGGGCGAAAACGGCGACACGGTCGTGCTGGCCAGATTGCGGCGCGGCGATCAAAATCAAATGTGGCAGATTCGCCAGGGGCCGGACAACGGCTATTACTTCACCACGCAGCGTGGAAAGGCGTTGGATTCGCCGTCCAGCGCGCGGAGCGAAGGGGGCCGGATGCAGATTTACAATTCCAACAGCGAAGCCAATCAGCGCTTTGTGTTGCGGTCAGTGGATAATTACGGCGGGCGCGACCAAAATTACAACCGTGATCGTGATTATCGTGGCCGGGATCGCGACCAAAGTTTCGGCGGTTACGGGCAGCAAGTGGGGAGCCTGGTCTGGCGCGGTCGCGTGGATGACGTGACGGTGCTGGAAATCCGCGACCGAACGGTTCGCGCTCGCGTCGTTTCAGGCCAACCGGCTCAGCAAATCAGTTCCAATTTCAGTTCGGCGTTGCCCAGAAACGAGGTGAACGTCACCGTGGACAAACGCAGAGGCCGCGGCGAAGTTCGGGTTGTCCAACAACCGAGCCGCAGCAACGGCTACACTGCAATGATTGAGATTCGGGATTCTTCCGGAGGCTCTTCGGATTACGAGATTGAAGTTCGCTGGAATTGA
- a CDS encoding YceH family protein: MAVALNEYELRVVGALVEKSISTPDYYPMTLNALVNACNQKNHRDPVTSYDEATVVRALDSLRDKKLAYTFHGSDARVPKYGHLFNKAYELDEAENAVMTVLALRGPQTPGELRSRTAHLHNFDNLPEVETTLHNLSLRAEPLVVKLPRQPNSRESRFAHLLSGDINIEEMAAALEKSEALASRGSGGNERMTKLEEEVTSLRQKLADLEQKFAEFRKQFE; the protein is encoded by the coding sequence ATGGCCGTTGCGTTGAACGAATATGAATTGCGTGTTGTGGGCGCCTTGGTCGAAAAAAGCATCTCCACGCCGGATTATTACCCGATGACGCTGAATGCGCTGGTCAATGCCTGCAACCAGAAAAACCACCGCGACCCGGTGACCAGTTACGACGAAGCGACAGTCGTCCGCGCGCTGGACAGTTTGCGCGACAAAAAACTGGCCTATACCTTTCACGGCTCAGATGCGCGCGTGCCGAAATACGGCCATTTGTTCAACAAAGCTTACGAACTCGACGAAGCCGAAAACGCAGTGATGACCGTGCTGGCTTTGCGCGGGCCGCAAACGCCGGGTGAGCTTCGTTCACGCACGGCGCATTTGCACAATTTCGACAACCTGCCCGAAGTCGAAACCACGCTTCACAATTTGTCGTTGCGCGCGGAGCCGTTGGTTGTGAAGTTGCCTCGACAACCGAATTCCCGCGAATCGCGCTTTGCGCATTTGCTCAGCGGCGACATCAACATCGAAGAAATGGCCGCGGCCCTGGAAAAATCCGAAGCGTTAGCTTCACGTGGCAGTGGCGGCAACGAACGCATGACCAAGCTGGAAGAAGAAGTCACCTCGCTTCGACAAAAGCTGGCGGATTTGGAACAAAAGTTTGCTGAATTCAGAAAGCAATTTGAATAA
- a CDS encoding DUF3471 domain-containing protein gives MNQFRLVTLAAACVFAVFFTLPTSNAKTNAKIVTFTKDVAPILFKNCAQCHKPDDIAPFSVLSYKDVRPWAKSIKEKVITREMPPWHADAHAGQFSNEMRLTQAEIDTITSWVDGGAKEGNAKDLPKAPDPATTWEIGKPDVVLAMPQEFTLAEKGADDYIYIRVPTGFTEDKWVQASEFRPGNKRVVHHAVVFVESPMMFKIAQDQAQKDGGDVHNPISIIQSQRGRWMYTDGTVHRTKPDAPVMNDACEGGRNSGGGSGSTMLLSTYAPGRNADIYPLGTAKKIPAGSNLIFQMHYAKTTGKVEKDRTSMAIVFAKQPVEKQIETLLIVNDLFAVPAGAENHVANACFTLRRDVELVDYMPHMHVRGKAMKYEAILPDGSRQTLLNVDHYNFNWQTLYKLNQPVALPKGAKIMVTAVFDNSAKNKLNPDPSKTIRFGEPTYDEMLVGFVDYARPKPADRPIAKVSPQILDAYVGAYAASLGPKINITREGNTLFFILPNNPAMPATPESDTKFYFGDVEGAEVVFIKNEQGEVVELQAIFGQQKLKAKKVNK, from the coding sequence ATGAACCAATTCCGCCTTGTCACCCTGGCTGCTGCGTGTGTTTTCGCGGTGTTTTTCACGCTTCCGACTTCCAACGCAAAAACCAACGCGAAGATCGTCACCTTTACCAAAGACGTTGCGCCGATTCTGTTCAAAAACTGCGCGCAATGCCATAAGCCGGACGACATCGCGCCGTTTTCCGTGCTCAGTTACAAAGACGTGCGTCCGTGGGCGAAATCCATCAAGGAAAAAGTCATCACGCGCGAAATGCCTCCGTGGCATGCAGACGCGCACGCCGGGCAGTTTTCAAACGAAATGCGGCTGACGCAGGCTGAAATTGACACCATCACCTCGTGGGTGGATGGCGGAGCGAAAGAAGGCAATGCGAAAGATTTGCCAAAAGCGCCTGATCCGGCGACGACCTGGGAAATCGGCAAACCGGACGTTGTGTTGGCAATGCCGCAGGAATTCACGCTGGCCGAAAAAGGCGCAGACGATTACATCTATATCCGCGTGCCGACCGGATTCACGGAAGACAAATGGGTGCAGGCTTCGGAATTCCGTCCCGGCAACAAACGCGTTGTGCATCACGCCGTGGTGTTCGTCGAATCGCCGATGATGTTCAAAATTGCGCAGGATCAGGCTCAAAAAGACGGCGGCGATGTTCACAACCCGATTTCAATTATTCAAAGCCAGCGCGGACGGTGGATGTACACAGACGGAACCGTGCATCGCACCAAACCCGATGCGCCTGTGATGAACGACGCCTGCGAAGGCGGTCGCAATTCAGGCGGCGGCAGCGGCAGCACGATGCTGCTTTCGACATATGCGCCGGGTCGCAACGCAGACATTTATCCGCTCGGCACGGCCAAGAAAATTCCCGCCGGTTCAAATCTGATTTTCCAGATGCATTACGCCAAAACCACTGGCAAGGTCGAAAAAGATCGCACCAGTATGGCCATCGTCTTCGCCAAACAACCGGTCGAAAAACAAATCGAAACCTTGTTGATCGTCAATGACCTGTTCGCCGTTCCCGCCGGAGCTGAAAACCACGTCGCCAATGCCTGCTTCACATTGCGCAGAGATGTGGAACTGGTTGATTATATGCCGCACATGCACGTGCGCGGCAAAGCGATGAAGTACGAAGCGATTTTGCCGGACGGCAGCCGCCAAACCTTGCTCAACGTGGATCATTACAACTTCAACTGGCAGACGCTGTACAAATTGAATCAGCCGGTCGCATTGCCGAAAGGCGCAAAGATCATGGTCACCGCCGTGTTTGATAATTCGGCGAAAAACAAACTCAATCCCGACCCGAGCAAAACCATTCGCTTCGGCGAACCGACCTACGATGAAATGCTGGTCGGATTTGTGGATTACGCGCGCCCGAAACCGGCTGACCGCCCTATCGCCAAAGTGTCGCCACAGATTCTTGACGCTTATGTTGGGGCATATGCCGCCAGTTTGGGGCCGAAAATCAACATCACGCGCGAAGGCAACACACTCTTTTTTATCTTGCCGAACAATCCCGCGATGCCTGCCACGCCGGAATCCGACACGAAGTTTTATTTCGGCGATGTTGAGGGCGCAGAAGTCGTCTTTATCAAAAATGAACAAGGCGAAGTCGTCGAATTGCAGGCGATATTCGGCCAGCAGAAACTGAAAGCGAAGAAGGTCAACAAGTAG
- a CDS encoding type II toxin-antitoxin system VapC family toxin, with product MGLNPLHVYFDACLAIYLVEQNQTFAPLIRTRLTQQAQTHEVIIQISSLTEMECLVMPLRKQNQPLLDKFHRWFEEVEVLGIQPHVFRQAAQLRADFIGLKTPDAIHLATALHHGCDEFWTNDNRLNHIAPKLVIDITV from the coding sequence GTGGGATTGAATCCATTGCACGTCTATTTCGACGCATGCCTTGCCATCTATTTGGTTGAGCAAAATCAGACCTTTGCTCCGCTGATCAGAACTCGGCTTACTCAGCAGGCACAAACTCACGAAGTGATCATCCAGATTTCAAGTTTGACGGAGATGGAATGTCTGGTAATGCCACTCAGAAAGCAGAATCAGCCATTGCTGGACAAATTCCATCGCTGGTTTGAAGAAGTTGAAGTGTTGGGAATTCAGCCGCATGTATTTCGCCAAGCGGCACAATTGCGCGCTGATTTTATAGGGCTGAAAACTCCTGATGCGATTCACCTGGCTACGGCATTGCATCACGGTTGTGACGAGTTTTGGACGAACGACAACCGACTGAATCATATTGCACCGAAGCTTGTGATTGACATCACTGTCTGA
- the efp gene encoding elongation factor P, translating into MALIGANELKRKMLISVEGQPYTVVEVFFASPSARGASTMVRTKLRHLLTDAVQEKSFKTSEKFEEPDVALSPASFLYSDGDGYHFMDDESYEQFALTEEQLGDDRYYLKDGISLQVRKYNGDPIALQLPPHVDLTVTDAEPGVRGDSASGGTTKAATLETGLVVRVPLFIKDGELVRINTQTGEFVSRAKE; encoded by the coding sequence ATGGCACTAATTGGAGCGAACGAACTGAAACGTAAGATGCTGATTTCCGTCGAAGGTCAGCCGTACACCGTGGTCGAAGTCTTTTTTGCCAGCCCTAGCGCGCGCGGCGCTTCGACGATGGTACGCACGAAGTTGCGGCATCTGTTGACCGACGCCGTGCAGGAAAAATCCTTTAAGACCAGCGAAAAGTTTGAAGAACCGGACGTCGCTTTGTCGCCCGCGTCGTTTCTGTACTCGGACGGCGACGGCTATCATTTCATGGACGATGAATCCTACGAACAATTCGCGCTGACCGAAGAGCAATTGGGCGACGACCGTTATTACCTGAAAGACGGCATTTCGTTGCAGGTGCGTAAATACAATGGCGACCCGATTGCGCTGCAATTGCCGCCGCACGTGGATTTGACCGTGACGGATGCCGAACCCGGCGTGCGCGGCGATTCGGCTTCGGGCGGAACGACGAAAGCGGCGACGCTGGAAACCGGCTTGGTCGTTCGCGTGCCGCTGTTTATCAAAGACGGCGAACTCGTCCGCATCAACACGCAGACGGGCGAATTTGTCAGTCGCGCTAAAGAGTAA
- a CDS encoding thiol-disulfide isomerase: MRTKRISSFFVAIALSLVAGFTFLATTQADNTKGAEKTVTFNKDIAPIFYKNCTECHRPGESAPFSTLSYKDVRPWAKSIKEKVADRTMPPWHADPHFGEFSNNRVLTQAEIDTIVAWVNGGAKEGDVKDLPPAPKFTEGWNIAKPDAIIQLPEEYAYKPGVDEYQYFDVPTNFTEDKYVTMAEARPGNRKIVHHIIAFIIPPGSPTMAGQNPEQRAKMMEMQLKNSPFYRDGFLMRMKPEQPVIDDACADPRSRSGGDSLLVGYAPGRQADYFPPGVVRRIPAGATIRFQMHYSSQTAAPDAVEKDRSEIGLVFAKEITPATKLITTNSIGNIMFKIPAGAEHHRVTACKQVKRDTTIYGLMPHMHLRGKSMEYKVFYPDGKSEVLLNVPNYDFSWQTDYILKQPKHIPAGSRLMVTAYFDNSAKNKFNPDPTKDVRYGEPTYDEMMLGFMDFVTEMPPVAKLDPKILDSYAGKYEVMPGILASVTRDGNKLIVAIPMRAKLEFVPTSETQFFLTGSDTDLTIVKNDKGEVVEAVIGNMHAKKVKDGTAGGSGN; this comes from the coding sequence ATGCGGACCAAGAGAATTTCGTCGTTCTTCGTCGCCATCGCGTTGAGTCTGGTCGCCGGTTTCACGTTTCTGGCCACGACCCAGGCTGACAATACCAAAGGCGCAGAAAAAACCGTCACCTTCAACAAAGACATCGCGCCAATCTTTTATAAAAACTGCACCGAATGCCATCGCCCGGGCGAAAGCGCTCCGTTTTCGACCTTGAGTTACAAGGACGTTCGCCCCTGGGCCAAATCCATCAAGGAAAAAGTCGCTGACCGAACGATGCCTCCCTGGCACGCCGATCCGCATTTTGGCGAATTCTCGAACAACCGCGTGCTGACCCAAGCCGAAATTGACACCATCGTCGCTTGGGTGAACGGCGGCGCGAAAGAAGGCGACGTCAAAGATTTGCCGCCCGCGCCGAAGTTCACGGAAGGGTGGAACATCGCAAAACCCGACGCAATCATTCAGCTTCCCGAAGAGTACGCCTACAAACCCGGCGTTGACGAATATCAGTACTTCGATGTGCCGACCAATTTCACAGAAGACAAGTATGTGACGATGGCCGAAGCCCGTCCCGGCAATCGCAAAATCGTTCACCACATCATCGCGTTCATTATTCCGCCGGGTTCGCCGACGATGGCCGGTCAGAATCCGGAACAGCGCGCCAAGATGATGGAAATGCAGCTTAAAAATTCGCCGTTCTATCGCGATGGCTTCCTGATGCGCATGAAGCCGGAACAGCCCGTGATTGACGATGCTTGTGCTGATCCAAGATCGCGCAGCGGCGGTGACAGTTTGCTGGTGGGTTACGCGCCGGGTCGTCAGGCGGATTATTTCCCGCCGGGCGTGGTGCGCCGCATTCCCGCCGGAGCGACCATTCGCTTCCAGATGCATTATTCCAGCCAAACTGCTGCGCCGGATGCTGTGGAAAAAGATCGTTCGGAAATCGGGTTGGTGTTTGCCAAAGAAATCACGCCCGCAACCAAACTGATCACGACCAACTCCATCGGCAACATCATGTTCAAGATTCCTGCCGGAGCCGAACATCATCGCGTGACTGCGTGCAAACAAGTCAAACGCGACACGACGATTTACGGGTTGATGCCGCATATGCATTTGCGCGGCAAATCCATGGAATACAAAGTGTTTTATCCCGATGGAAAATCCGAAGTGCTGTTGAACGTGCCGAATTATGATTTTTCGTGGCAGACGGATTACATACTGAAACAGCCTAAGCACATTCCGGCGGGCAGCCGGTTGATGGTCACGGCATATTTCGACAACTCGGCAAAAAACAAATTCAATCCCGACCCGACGAAAGATGTTCGTTACGGCGAACCGACCTACGACGAAATGATGTTGGGCTTTATGGATTTCGTGACGGAAATGCCTCCGGTTGCGAAGCTTGATCCGAAGATTCTGGATTCGTACGCAGGCAAATACGAAGTGATGCCCGGCATCCTGGCCAGCGTCACGCGCGACGGAAACAAATTGATCGTCGCGATTCCGATGCGCGCCAAACTGGAATTTGTCCCGACTTCGGAAACGCAGTTCTTCCTGACCGGCAGCGACACCGACCTGACCATTGTCAAAAATGACAAAGGCGAAGTCGTTGAAGCCGTCATTGGCAATATGCACGCCAAGAAAGTCAAAGACGGTACTGCTGGCGGCAGCGGCAACTAA